ATGAAGAGAAAAGACTTAAATGTCATTGTTTTTGAATTAGGACTGAGCACTTAATAAAACAGAAGGAAAATTTGAAATTCATCAGGGATCAATAAACGTTTTCTAACAAACAAATCAAACTTTTGTTAGTCGAATCCGACGCTTTATTGCAAACAAATTCTTAATTAATTAAGGTATAAAGACTAGAAATTCTCAACTTTTTTGGGTTTTCAGGTTTTAATTGGACCATGAAAATGATAAATCTGATTTATACATTTGCCATTTTGGCAATGATCAGCTATCCAACTTGCAAGGATTCCCCGGCCAAACAAGATACAGGGGAAACTTTGTACCGGCGATATTGTGTGACCTGCCATGGAATCCAGGGGGATCTGATGACCAATGGCGCCAGAGATCTCAATCAATCTCTTCTCAACCTTGAAGAGCGTGTATTGATTATCACTGAAGGCAGAAATGTGATGACAGGATTCAGAGGTACACTCACAGACAACCAGATTCGAATGGTGGCTGAATATTCAATGGGATTTACAAACCGTGCCGGTGGATCAAAGCAAAAGTAAAATTTTGGTGACCGGTGCTACCGGAAATCTCGGCAGGATTCTTACA
This window of the Saprospiraceae bacterium genome carries:
- a CDS encoding cytochrome c, whose protein sequence is MINLIYTFAILAMISYPTCKDSPAKQDTGETLYRRYCVTCHGIQGDLMTNGARDLNQSLLNLEERVLIITEGRNVMTGFRGTLTDNQIRMVAEYSMGFTNRAGGSKQK